One Arthrobacter sp. StoSoilB20 DNA segment encodes these proteins:
- a CDS encoding dipeptide/oligopeptide/nickel ABC transporter permease/ATP-binding protein: MTDNLVTGTRKSLEVVGSAPQADNLFKKFLREPAAVISLVFLVLLAVVAVLAPLISSYDPTATRLADVLAPPFTPEHPLGADGVGRDVLANLVYGAQTSLLSAAIVIAVSLLIGVPTGLLAGYRQGWIDGVSMWISGALLSLPAIVVLLVVLARVGRSTSLALVVFGILIAPSVFLLIRGSVRAVREELYVDAARVSGLSDIRIMVRHILPVVITPTIIQAALLAGAGIGIEAGIAFLGLGSSDTASWGLMLNDASQNIFNAPWLLLWPSVALVLTVMACTLVGNGFRDALANYGSTAGRAKTAKRTASTPEPARPLEKAPVDPGDTLLVINDLRVSYPRPNGGKADVVKGISLRVERGQILGLVGESGSGKSQTAFSVLGLLPGQADMTAGTLSFAGADLLGMTPKERNRLRGARIGYIPQEPMSNLDPAFRIGSQLTEPMQHHLGISAKAAKDEALKLLARVGIPDPERVFKSYPHQVSGGMAQRVLIAGAVSCNPELLIADEPTTALDVTVQADVLDLIRSLQAERGMGVVLVTHNFGVVADLCDQVAVMRNGEIVEVAAVNDLFANPREEYTRLLLDSALDSTSDTPGHHPIDPGLTAETEGAR, encoded by the coding sequence ATGACCGATAACCTTGTCACCGGCACCCGAAAGTCGCTGGAAGTGGTCGGCTCCGCACCCCAGGCCGACAACCTGTTCAAGAAGTTCCTTCGTGAACCTGCCGCAGTGATTTCACTGGTGTTCCTGGTCCTGCTGGCCGTGGTTGCGGTCCTCGCACCGTTGATCTCCTCCTACGACCCCACCGCCACGCGCCTCGCTGATGTACTCGCGCCCCCGTTCACTCCCGAGCATCCGCTGGGCGCTGATGGTGTGGGCCGCGACGTCCTGGCAAACCTCGTGTACGGCGCCCAAACCAGCCTTTTGAGTGCCGCGATCGTCATCGCCGTGAGCTTGCTGATCGGCGTACCCACCGGACTCCTGGCAGGTTACCGCCAGGGATGGATCGACGGCGTCAGCATGTGGATCAGCGGCGCGCTCCTCTCCCTGCCGGCCATCGTGGTGCTCCTGGTGGTGCTGGCCCGAGTTGGACGCAGTACCTCACTGGCACTGGTGGTGTTCGGCATACTGATCGCCCCATCGGTGTTCCTACTGATCCGTGGCTCGGTCCGGGCCGTACGGGAAGAGCTGTACGTGGACGCTGCCCGGGTCTCCGGGTTGAGCGACATCCGCATCATGGTCCGCCACATCCTTCCGGTGGTCATCACGCCCACCATCATCCAGGCGGCCCTGTTGGCAGGTGCCGGCATCGGCATCGAGGCAGGCATTGCCTTCCTTGGCCTCGGCTCCTCCGACACAGCCAGTTGGGGCCTGATGCTCAATGACGCATCACAGAACATCTTCAACGCTCCCTGGTTGCTGCTCTGGCCAAGTGTCGCACTGGTGTTGACCGTCATGGCCTGCACCCTGGTGGGCAACGGCTTCCGCGACGCCCTGGCGAATTACGGCTCTACGGCCGGCCGCGCCAAGACTGCCAAACGCACCGCTTCCACTCCGGAACCGGCACGGCCGCTGGAAAAGGCACCCGTGGACCCGGGAGACACGCTCCTGGTCATCAACGACCTCCGGGTTTCCTATCCCCGCCCCAACGGTGGGAAGGCCGACGTCGTCAAGGGCATTTCCTTGAGGGTGGAGCGCGGCCAGATCCTTGGCCTGGTGGGAGAGTCCGGTTCGGGCAAATCGCAAACTGCCTTCTCGGTCCTCGGGCTCCTGCCCGGACAAGCCGACATGACTGCGGGAACCTTGAGTTTCGCCGGAGCGGACCTGCTGGGGATGACTCCGAAGGAGCGCAACCGCCTGCGCGGCGCCCGGATCGGCTACATTCCCCAGGAACCGATGAGCAACCTCGATCCCGCCTTCCGCATAGGGTCCCAACTCACCGAGCCAATGCAGCACCACCTGGGCATTTCGGCGAAGGCCGCCAAGGACGAAGCCCTCAAACTCCTCGCCCGCGTTGGCATTCCCGATCCCGAGCGCGTCTTCAAGTCCTACCCGCATCAAGTCTCCGGCGGAATGGCGCAGCGGGTGCTCATCGCAGGAGCTGTGTCCTGCAATCCGGAGCTCCTGATCGCCGACGAACCCACCACCGCACTGGATGTCACAGTCCAGGCGGACGTGCTGGACCTCATCCGCAGCCTCCAGGCAGAACGCGGCATGGGCGTGGTCCTGGTGACGCACAACTTCGGTGTGGTAGCCGACCTCTGCGACCAAGTGGCCGTGATGCGCAACGGAGAAATCGTGGAGGTAGCCGCAGTCAATGACCTGTTCGCGAACCCCCGGGAAGAGTACACGCGCCTCCTCCTGGACTCTGCGCTCGATTCGACGTCGGACACTCCGGGCCACCACCCCATCGACCCAGGCCTGACCGCCGAGACAGAAGGTGCACGATGA
- a CDS encoding glycoside hydrolase family 3 N-terminal domain-containing protein yields MRRSVSTTEDGVQYRDLNGNGVLDPYEDPRLDAATRAADLLSRLSVEEKVGLLFNTVMVVGEPGDHDAASPFGPETPRDFVVGRSINHFNVGHFPSAEHMARWQNAMQELAELTPHGIPITFGTDPRHGFAQNDGMAFAAGSFSQWPEPMGLAALGDAAVVSDFAQTARSEYVAVGLRAALHPQLDLASDPRWARQLQSFSSIPAVASEYGALLIAGLQGQKLSSTSVACTAKHFPGGGAQEDGEDPHFPSGKAQVYPGGNFEEHLAPFREAIAAGTSAIMPYYSLAKDLVIDGTEVEEVGFSYNKYLITSLLRGQLGFEGVILTDWQLVTDLEVFGLPFPAKAWGVEHLSPLERVERLFDAGVDQLGGESCTELVLELLADGRLSPERVDASVLRILQVKFELGLFDNPYVDVDAVSAVVGSAPFRDAGHRAQAESVTILKNDGLLPLPADTRVYVEGINPDVVGDRVTLVDDAKDADMALVRLTVPYEPRNEYFLDAMTHQGSLDFPEEDIARVRALAEELPVILDVYLERAGILTPFVDIASAITANFGASDAALFDALTGAIPPKGRLPIELPRSMAAVEASHPDVPNDTEDPLYPYGAGLSLPSTARSESGMHT; encoded by the coding sequence GTGCGGCGATCTGTTTCAACCACTGAAGACGGTGTCCAGTACCGGGACTTGAACGGGAACGGTGTACTGGATCCCTACGAAGATCCCCGCCTGGATGCGGCAACGCGCGCCGCGGATCTCCTGTCGCGTTTGTCGGTGGAAGAAAAAGTCGGACTGCTGTTCAACACGGTCATGGTCGTCGGTGAGCCGGGGGACCACGATGCCGCCAGCCCCTTCGGGCCCGAGACTCCCCGCGACTTTGTGGTGGGCAGGTCCATCAACCACTTCAACGTTGGCCACTTCCCTTCGGCGGAACACATGGCCCGCTGGCAGAACGCCATGCAGGAACTCGCCGAGCTCACCCCGCACGGGATCCCCATTACTTTTGGCACCGATCCCCGCCACGGTTTCGCACAAAATGACGGAATGGCCTTTGCCGCCGGCTCGTTCTCGCAGTGGCCCGAGCCCATGGGGCTGGCCGCTCTCGGCGACGCCGCCGTCGTCAGCGACTTCGCACAGACGGCCAGGAGCGAGTACGTCGCGGTCGGACTCCGCGCGGCCCTTCATCCACAGCTTGACCTGGCATCTGATCCCCGCTGGGCCCGTCAACTGCAGAGCTTCAGTTCAATTCCTGCGGTTGCCTCGGAGTACGGTGCGCTGCTCATCGCAGGACTGCAGGGCCAAAAGCTGTCCTCCACGAGCGTCGCCTGCACCGCCAAGCACTTCCCGGGCGGTGGCGCGCAGGAAGACGGAGAGGACCCGCACTTCCCCTCGGGCAAGGCCCAGGTCTACCCCGGCGGGAACTTCGAAGAGCACCTGGCCCCCTTCCGGGAGGCGATCGCCGCCGGCACCAGCGCGATCATGCCTTACTACTCACTGGCGAAAGACCTGGTTATCGACGGTACCGAAGTGGAGGAGGTGGGCTTTTCGTACAACAAGTATTTGATCACCTCCCTTCTTCGCGGGCAGCTCGGCTTCGAGGGGGTTATCCTCACTGACTGGCAGCTGGTCACGGACCTCGAGGTCTTCGGCCTGCCCTTCCCTGCCAAAGCGTGGGGCGTGGAGCACCTCAGCCCGCTGGAGCGGGTGGAGAGGCTTTTCGACGCCGGTGTGGACCAGCTTGGGGGCGAATCCTGCACCGAGTTGGTGCTTGAGCTGCTGGCCGACGGCAGGTTGTCCCCGGAACGGGTTGATGCTTCTGTGCTGAGGATCCTCCAGGTTAAATTCGAGCTCGGTCTCTTCGACAATCCCTACGTTGACGTGGATGCTGTCAGCGCGGTGGTCGGTTCGGCCCCGTTCCGTGACGCCGGACACCGCGCCCAGGCGGAATCAGTGACGATCCTCAAGAACGATGGGTTGCTGCCGCTGCCGGCAGACACCCGGGTATATGTCGAAGGCATCAACCCGGATGTCGTCGGGGATCGGGTCACCCTTGTGGATGACGCGAAGGATGCCGACATGGCTCTGGTCCGCCTCACGGTCCCCTACGAACCCCGCAACGAGTACTTCCTGGACGCCATGACGCACCAGGGAAGCCTCGACTTCCCGGAGGAAGACATAGCGCGGGTGAGGGCCCTGGCAGAAGAACTCCCTGTCATCCTGGACGTCTACTTGGAACGGGCAGGAATCCTGACCCCCTTCGTGGACATTGCCTCGGCCATCACCGCTAACTTCGGTGCCTCCGACGCTGCCCTGTTCGACGCCTTAACGGGCGCTATCCCGCCCAAAGGCCGGTTGCCGATTGAGCTGCCGCGCTCCATGGCCGCCGTCGAAGCTTCACATCCTGACGTGCCCAATGACACCGAAGACCCGCTCTACCCCTACGGTGCCGGCCTCAGCCTGCCATCAACTGCCCGGAGCGAATCCGGAATGCACACGTGA
- a CDS encoding DUF6379 domain-containing protein, with protein sequence MVLERELIQSRGFRNVQEGTDTVGFEIALRMPNYRGVWGSLIDGVAVTVDGQEWSREVPRWTLQGRTFSIQELRRSTDVRWQLDELATVMVPLAGGLAVGVHDVRVDIALHAPYIPAEFQPSIFTSQRKVTVLA encoded by the coding sequence ATGGTCCTCGAACGAGAACTGATCCAAAGCCGGGGCTTTCGCAACGTCCAGGAAGGAACGGACACGGTGGGCTTCGAAATAGCCCTGCGCATGCCCAATTACCGGGGCGTCTGGGGAAGCCTCATCGACGGCGTGGCTGTCACCGTAGACGGCCAGGAATGGAGCCGGGAAGTACCGCGCTGGACACTCCAGGGACGAACTTTCAGCATCCAGGAACTGCGCCGGTCCACCGATGTCCGCTGGCAGCTCGATGAACTGGCCACCGTCATGGTGCCGCTCGCAGGCGGCCTGGCCGTAGGTGTCCACGATGTGCGCGTTGATATCGCGCTGCACGCACCTTACATTCCAGCTGAATTCCAACCGTCAATTTTCACGTCCCAGCGAAAGGTCACGGTCCTCGCATGA
- a CDS encoding ROK family transcriptional regulator, translating into MAIERYTGLASVLETIRWEEGITQATLTDQVGLGRSVVAERVAELEQIGLIHSPGRAPSTGGRTAKLLSLNAQAGYVVGVDIASNEMVISASDLAGALLGTRHRELCDVGEGPARILDQVNVIIQEVVREQGHNNMLGIGVGLSGPVNFDTGTPVGVPVLPGWDDYPVREEFAARWPVPVWVDNRVNLLALAEIESNPRAAKAKHLLYFGAGAGVGAALITDSRLYRGSHGLAGSIGHVAVPEAGVVACRCGRTGCLEAVTSGWAIERDGLMLAETGRSPYLAKVFKESGRVRAYDVTLAAEHGDAAATELLSRTAALLGSSLATLVSFFAPHMLVVGGGIARAKDIVLKPIQQAVLERLPSTGAPDLIVELSAIDEQVGGVVGAAQLVLGELFSKQNLPGLLARLTEPLKRSLEQDQKQDQGPVTEDLSA; encoded by the coding sequence ATGGCAATAGAGCGATACACCGGACTGGCATCCGTATTGGAAACCATCCGGTGGGAAGAGGGCATAACCCAAGCCACCCTGACCGACCAGGTGGGCCTGGGCCGGAGCGTCGTTGCCGAGCGGGTTGCAGAACTCGAACAGATCGGGCTCATCCACTCCCCCGGCCGCGCCCCCTCTACAGGAGGGCGGACAGCAAAGCTCTTGTCCCTCAACGCCCAGGCGGGCTACGTGGTGGGCGTGGACATCGCATCAAATGAAATGGTCATCAGCGCCTCGGACCTTGCCGGCGCCCTGCTCGGCACCCGCCACCGGGAACTATGCGACGTCGGCGAAGGGCCCGCCCGGATCCTGGACCAGGTCAACGTGATCATCCAGGAAGTGGTCAGGGAACAGGGCCACAACAACATGCTCGGAATCGGCGTAGGCCTCTCAGGGCCGGTCAATTTCGATACCGGCACCCCCGTTGGCGTGCCGGTCCTGCCCGGCTGGGACGACTACCCGGTGCGGGAAGAGTTCGCAGCGCGGTGGCCTGTTCCAGTATGGGTCGACAACCGCGTCAACCTCCTCGCCCTGGCTGAGATAGAGAGCAATCCGCGGGCCGCCAAGGCAAAGCACCTGCTCTATTTCGGAGCCGGAGCTGGAGTTGGAGCCGCCCTCATCACCGACAGCAGGCTGTACAGGGGCTCGCATGGACTGGCCGGCTCCATCGGGCACGTCGCCGTTCCCGAAGCCGGGGTAGTTGCCTGCAGGTGTGGACGCACAGGGTGCCTTGAAGCAGTCACCAGCGGGTGGGCGATCGAACGGGATGGCCTGATGCTGGCCGAAACCGGGCGCAGCCCCTACCTGGCGAAAGTGTTCAAGGAATCCGGGCGCGTTCGCGCCTACGACGTCACGCTGGCCGCCGAGCATGGGGACGCCGCGGCGACTGAACTGCTCAGCCGGACCGCTGCGCTCCTTGGCAGCAGCCTCGCAACGCTTGTCAGCTTCTTCGCGCCGCACATGCTGGTTGTGGGCGGTGGCATTGCCCGGGCGAAAGACATCGTGCTCAAGCCCATCCAGCAGGCGGTCCTGGAGCGACTGCCATCAACGGGCGCACCTGACCTGATCGTGGAGTTGTCGGCAATCGACGAACAGGTGGGCGGGGTTGTCGGAGCAGCCCAGCTGGTGCTCGGCGAGCTCTTCTCCAAGCAAAACCTTCCCGGGCTCCTTGCCCGGCTGACCGAACCGCTGAAGCGGTCCTTGGAGCAGGACCAGAAGCAGGACCAGGGCCCGGTCACCGAGGACCTGTCCGCCTAA
- a CDS encoding GMC oxidoreductase: MTTTAVPSARPYPARVDVAIIGSGPAGATYARILSELSPEASIAIFEAGPTISDPPGSHVKNIASVEDREAAQRRSEGKVSAVPTGGDLAEYARDVARPVRPGTFLLDDGWQQPGEAGLPGLAFSSNVGGMAAHWTGACPRPGGSERIAFLPDMDELLTEAERLLSVSAEALADAPLADLVRSRLSAALDGGRAPGRQVQPMPLAVRRTDDGRFIWSGADVVFGDETRNNPRAQLFDESVVVRVLTAGNEVSGVRVRDDKTGDEHEIAAGYVVVAADALRGPQLLFASGIRPEALGRYLNDQPQIVHAVRLTGVGDDTPAASSRDTTITAQSGVSWVPFTDEQPFHGQVMQLDASPVPISGDVIPGSIVGLGWFCAKDLQASDRVEFSEDTTDAYGLPAMNIHYTFTERDEQTLSAARESVIAAARSLGEPLGEEPLTFPAGASLHYQGTLRMGTTNDGTAVCDPTGQVWDVRGLFVAGNGVIPTPTACNPTLTGVALAVAGARHIAESINTTSTEK, from the coding sequence ATGACCACCACAGCAGTACCTTCAGCGCGCCCTTATCCAGCCCGCGTCGACGTCGCAATCATTGGAAGCGGCCCCGCCGGTGCAACGTATGCACGCATCCTTTCCGAACTCAGCCCCGAGGCATCCATTGCCATCTTCGAGGCCGGTCCAACCATCAGCGATCCCCCCGGTTCGCACGTGAAGAACATCGCCAGCGTGGAGGACCGCGAAGCCGCCCAGCGCCGTTCGGAAGGAAAAGTCAGTGCCGTGCCAACAGGAGGGGACCTCGCTGAGTATGCCCGCGATGTTGCCCGGCCGGTGCGGCCAGGCACTTTCCTCCTCGACGACGGTTGGCAGCAGCCGGGCGAGGCAGGACTGCCTGGCCTCGCCTTCTCCAGCAATGTTGGCGGCATGGCAGCCCACTGGACCGGTGCGTGCCCCCGTCCCGGCGGAAGCGAGCGCATCGCCTTCCTCCCGGACATGGATGAGCTCCTGACGGAGGCAGAACGCCTCCTCTCCGTGAGTGCTGAGGCCTTGGCTGACGCTCCGCTGGCCGACCTCGTCCGCTCGCGGTTGTCCGCAGCGCTCGACGGCGGCCGCGCACCCGGGCGTCAGGTCCAGCCCATGCCGCTGGCGGTCCGCCGCACCGATGACGGCCGGTTCATCTGGTCCGGAGCGGACGTGGTGTTCGGCGACGAAACGCGAAACAATCCCCGGGCACAGTTGTTCGACGAAAGCGTTGTCGTCCGGGTGCTGACCGCCGGGAACGAGGTCAGCGGCGTACGGGTGCGTGACGACAAGACCGGAGACGAGCACGAAATTGCGGCCGGGTACGTCGTGGTTGCCGCGGATGCCCTGCGCGGCCCGCAGCTGCTGTTCGCCTCCGGTATCCGCCCGGAAGCACTGGGCCGTTACCTCAATGACCAGCCGCAGATTGTCCACGCTGTCCGGCTGACCGGCGTCGGGGACGATACTCCGGCGGCCTCCTCACGCGACACCACCATCACCGCCCAGAGCGGTGTCAGCTGGGTGCCGTTCACCGATGAGCAGCCCTTCCATGGGCAGGTCATGCAGCTCGATGCCTCGCCGGTGCCGATCTCAGGTGACGTCATCCCGGGTTCGATCGTGGGGCTTGGATGGTTCTGCGCCAAGGACCTTCAGGCCTCCGATCGCGTTGAGTTCTCCGAAGACACCACGGACGCATACGGGCTGCCTGCGATGAACATCCACTACACCTTCACCGAACGTGATGAGCAGACGCTGTCTGCTGCGCGCGAATCTGTGATCGCCGCTGCGCGGTCCCTGGGAGAGCCGCTCGGGGAAGAACCGCTCACATTCCCTGCCGGGGCCTCACTGCATTACCAAGGCACCTTGCGCATGGGCACCACCAACGACGGAACTGCCGTCTGCGATCCCACCGGGCAGGTCTGGGATGTCAGGGGCCTGTTCGTTGCCGGCAACGGTGTCATTCCGACCCCCACGGCCTGCAACCCCACCTTGACCGGTGTGGCCCTGGCCGTCGCCGGCGCACGCCATATTGCTGAATCAATCAACACCACGTCAACAGAGAAGTGA
- a CDS encoding ABC transporter substrate-binding protein produces the protein MRKLVGIAAVTAVMALTACTGSSPGGSAAPTELDIAAIAPPESFSPGNFGTGPTTQFLQPVYDSLFRNTNEGEPAENIVTKWSYDDTRTKLSLTIREGVKFTDGTPLDAAAVKANLDSARKGTGEAGGQLRFIQEVTVTDATNLMVTLSAPDPSLVPNLGGTAGVLASPKALGTPALDTTPIGSGPYILDAAKSQTGIKYVYTRNADYWNAKDFPFDTVEVTVFNDNNAILNALRAGEADFAVVTDKDSNSLKSAGLNIQTSPAYTTSGLYLFDRKGSLVPALAEPKVRQAINMALDRDAIHAKVFGGKGKATSQVFSSTSDAFIPELDKKYPFDVNAAKKLLADAGYANGFTLPMPDVSPVYPDQQAAVTEALTAIGVTPQYQPVNGQTFISDLLAGKYPAAIFGLNSPRPWDFAQIALTPESLWNPFHVSDPTVVDLINKAQGETGDAQTETFRKLNTYLVDQAWFAPYIQSDNVFASTTEITVTPQRYSTLPPLWGFTASKK, from the coding sequence ATGCGCAAATTAGTCGGCATTGCCGCCGTCACAGCCGTCATGGCGCTTACCGCCTGCACCGGCTCTTCACCTGGCGGTTCCGCCGCCCCCACCGAATTGGACATTGCAGCCATTGCCCCGCCCGAGTCCTTCTCTCCGGGAAACTTCGGAACCGGCCCCACCACCCAGTTCCTCCAGCCCGTCTACGACTCCCTCTTCAGGAACACCAACGAGGGAGAACCGGCCGAGAACATCGTGACCAAGTGGTCTTACGATGACACCCGGACGAAGCTGTCCCTCACCATCAGGGAAGGCGTCAAATTTACCGATGGCACACCCCTGGATGCGGCTGCAGTCAAAGCCAACCTGGACTCGGCCCGCAAGGGGACGGGCGAAGCCGGCGGCCAGCTGCGCTTCATCCAGGAGGTAACCGTCACCGACGCCACCAACCTCATGGTCACCCTCTCCGCTCCGGACCCCTCGCTCGTCCCGAACCTGGGCGGAACCGCCGGTGTCCTTGCCAGCCCGAAGGCCTTGGGAACACCGGCGCTGGACACCACTCCCATCGGTTCCGGCCCTTACATCCTGGACGCAGCAAAATCCCAGACCGGCATCAAGTACGTCTACACGCGGAACGCTGACTACTGGAACGCCAAAGACTTCCCGTTCGACACCGTCGAAGTCACAGTCTTCAACGACAACAACGCAATCCTCAACGCGCTGCGCGCCGGTGAAGCAGACTTCGCAGTAGTGACCGATAAGGATTCAAACAGCCTCAAGTCCGCAGGCCTGAATATCCAGACAAGCCCCGCCTACACCACCAGCGGCCTCTACTTGTTCGACCGCAAGGGTTCCCTGGTCCCTGCGCTCGCCGAGCCGAAGGTCCGCCAGGCGATCAACATGGCCCTGGATCGCGACGCCATCCACGCGAAGGTCTTTGGCGGTAAGGGCAAGGCCACCAGCCAGGTCTTCAGCTCCACCAGTGATGCCTTCATTCCTGAGCTGGATAAGAAATACCCCTTTGACGTCAACGCCGCGAAGAAGCTCCTGGCCGACGCCGGCTATGCGAACGGCTTCACGCTGCCGATGCCGGATGTATCCCCCGTCTACCCCGACCAGCAGGCAGCGGTGACCGAAGCGCTGACCGCCATCGGCGTCACACCGCAGTACCAGCCTGTGAACGGCCAGACCTTCATCTCGGACCTGCTGGCAGGCAAGTACCCCGCCGCAATCTTCGGACTCAACAGCCCGCGTCCGTGGGATTTCGCGCAGATCGCGCTCACGCCTGAATCACTGTGGAACCCGTTCCACGTCTCCGATCCCACCGTGGTTGACCTGATCAACAAGGCCCAGGGCGAAACCGGCGACGCACAGACCGAAACGTTCCGGAAACTGAACACCTACCTGGTGGACCAGGCCTGGTTTGCCCCGTACATCCAGTCCGACAACGTCTTCGCAAGCACCACTGAAATCACCGTCACGCCGCAGCGCTATTCCACGCTGCCGCCCCTCTGGGGCTTCACAGCCTCGAAGAAGTAG
- a CDS encoding ABC transporter permease, with protein sequence MFILRRLASGLVLMFVISTATFFLLNLTGQDPVRQVLGPVASAEQVEAKRQQLGLDEPLITQYFQWLGSAVRGDLGRSWFTNQPVGELLSQTLPPTLSMVIGSLILAACFGTLIGVTAALRRGRLDRGLQVASTLVQAIPGFLVALVLALVFAVQLRLLPATGFTAFTDSPGKWLASITLPVIALALGSLASIALQVRGSMIDVMQQDFVRTLRSRGLPERSVVVKHALRSAAGPSLTTVSLMFIVAISSSVIIEKVFNIPGIGTQANNSAGRGDLPVVLGIVLVTVVLVVVVNLLVDLAQGWINPKVRVS encoded by the coding sequence ATGTTTATCCTTCGCCGCCTGGCCTCAGGACTGGTGCTCATGTTCGTTATTTCCACAGCGACGTTCTTCCTCTTGAACCTCACGGGGCAGGACCCTGTACGCCAGGTGCTGGGGCCTGTGGCTTCGGCCGAACAAGTGGAGGCCAAGCGCCAACAGCTGGGCCTTGATGAACCGTTGATCACCCAATACTTCCAGTGGCTCGGATCGGCCGTGCGCGGAGACTTGGGCCGGTCCTGGTTCACCAACCAGCCCGTAGGGGAATTGCTTTCCCAAACACTTCCTCCCACCTTGTCCATGGTGATCGGATCACTGATCCTCGCCGCCTGTTTCGGAACGTTGATCGGGGTTACCGCGGCGTTGCGCCGGGGCCGCCTGGATCGCGGCCTCCAGGTGGCATCCACCCTGGTCCAGGCAATTCCCGGCTTCCTGGTAGCACTGGTCCTGGCTTTGGTTTTCGCTGTTCAACTTCGCCTCCTGCCGGCCACGGGCTTCACGGCCTTCACCGACTCCCCCGGCAAATGGCTGGCCTCCATCACGCTCCCGGTCATTGCACTGGCGTTGGGTTCCCTGGCTTCCATTGCACTGCAGGTCCGTGGATCGATGATCGATGTCATGCAGCAGGACTTTGTCCGGACGCTTCGCAGCCGCGGTCTCCCCGAGCGAAGCGTCGTGGTCAAGCATGCCTTGCGCAGCGCAGCGGGTCCGAGCCTCACCACCGTGTCCCTGATGTTCATCGTGGCCATCTCCAGTTCGGTGATCATTGAGAAAGTTTTCAACATCCCCGGAATCGGCACCCAGGCCAACAACTCTGCCGGCCGCGGCGACCTTCCCGTTGTGCTCGGGATCGTCCTGGTCACGGTGGTGCTGGTGGTCGTCGTCAACCTCCTCGTCGATCTGGCACAAGGCTGGATCAATCCGAAAGTTCGTGTCTCATGA
- a CDS encoding ATP-binding cassette domain-containing protein: MTSVNQTPTLAEPLLRITDLTVDYKVGGFGRKRTFRALQGVSLDIKPGETLGLVGESGSGKSTIGRAVLGLAPVSGGDIHFDGRSITKLNKKERRALSSDIQVVFQDPYTSLNPSMTISDILSEPMQVSGTSRADAQRRVRELLDVVNLPSNASTRYPREFSGGQRQRIAIARSLCRSPKLIVCDEPVSALDLSTQARVLQLFADIQEQTGVSLLFVTHDLDVVRHISQRVAVMRRGEIVEAGATDHVIAQPDHAYTKALLLASPIANPARQAERRRERRLFLDTQPALSTNAG, from the coding sequence ATGACTTCCGTCAACCAAACCCCAACCCTCGCTGAGCCCCTCCTGCGGATCACTGACCTGACAGTGGACTACAAGGTGGGCGGGTTCGGCCGGAAACGCACATTCCGGGCCTTGCAAGGGGTAAGCCTGGACATCAAGCCCGGCGAAACCCTGGGGCTGGTGGGCGAGTCCGGCTCGGGCAAATCAACAATCGGCCGTGCCGTGCTGGGCCTGGCTCCCGTGAGCGGTGGAGACATCCATTTCGATGGCAGGTCCATCACCAAGCTCAACAAGAAGGAACGCCGGGCCCTGAGCAGCGATATCCAGGTGGTGTTCCAGGATCCCTACACCTCCCTGAATCCTTCAATGACCATCAGCGACATCTTGTCGGAGCCCATGCAGGTATCGGGCACCTCCAGGGCTGATGCCCAACGGCGGGTCCGGGAACTCCTGGATGTGGTGAATCTGCCCTCCAACGCCAGCACCCGCTACCCCCGGGAGTTCTCCGGTGGCCAGCGGCAACGCATCGCAATCGCCCGGTCCTTGTGCCGGAGTCCCAAGCTCATTGTGTGTGATGAGCCCGTCAGCGCACTTGACCTGTCCACCCAGGCGCGGGTCCTCCAACTGTTCGCCGACATACAGGAGCAGACCGGTGTTTCGCTCCTGTTCGTCACGCACGACCTCGACGTGGTGCGGCATATCAGCCAGCGCGTCGCGGTGATGCGACGCGGAGAAATTGTGGAGGCAGGAGCCACGGACCACGTTATTGCCCAGCCGGACCACGCTTACACCAAGGCCCTCCTTCTCGCCTCGCCCATCGCCAACCCGGCCCGCCAAGCCGAGCGTCGTCGGGAACGGCGCCTGTTTCTCGACACTCAACCCGCACTTTCCACAAATGCCGGCTGA